The Fervidobacterium sp. DNA segment TTGACAAATTGAAAATCCCAAGAAATTACAACCACATCTTACAGGCGGTTTTGCTTCGTTGGTTAAATGACGAGAATTATTCCAGGTTTCTTCATGATATTGGATACAAACACGAAAAAAGGACGTACAAGCTGTTTAGTTTTTCTTCGTTGTATGGAGACTTTCTATCTTTAAAAGAGACGAATGAACTTATTTATAGTAATTCCGCTCGATTCATAATAAGTTGTGTTGAAGACAGATTTATGGAGTACTTAGTAGAAAACTTTATAAAACAAGATAATTTAATTATACTAAATCAAAAAGTTTGTGTTGCCAGAATAGAAGTCTGGGATGATCCTGTAAGTGATAATTTAGTAGTCCGAACAGTCTCGCCTGTGACAATGTACTCAACTTTTGAAAATGAAAATGGTAAAAAGTTTACTAAATACTACTCTCCAGATGATGTGAGGATGGAAGAAAAGCTTGTGGAGAATATGTATAGAAAATACATTGCATTTTATAAACAACAGCCAAAGGGTAATATAACAATAAAGCATGTTGGAGTATCTGCTAAAAAAGCAGTAATAAAGTATAAAGGAACGATTATTGAAGGATGGAAAACGGACTTTTTGTTAACAGGAGAACCAGAACTAATAAAATTTGCCCTTAATTGTGGACTCGGGTCTAAAAACTCACAGGGATTTGGTTGTATAGTGAGTAAAGACAGATGGAAGTTTTTGAGTTGACGGGGGTGTCAAACATGCTTAGTGGTATTTTAGAAATAGGTAAGACAATAATAGGTTCAGGTGATTATTTAAAATCTAAGGTAATTTTGGAAAAAAATGAAACTGATAAATCGAAGATAGTGAGGATAGTTTTTCATCCAAAAGATAAGATAATAAAAATCGTACCTGAGGAGTTTGATCAATCAAAATGTGAAAAATACTTGTGGGTGGGAAATTGCAAAGGTACTCTTCCACAAACCAGACTTACTTCAAATGACATAACAAAGATATTTGTAGATTCAATTTTCAATGCTTACGAGAGAATCGAAAATGGCGAACTGAAAGAGATTTTAAAGGATATAATTGACAAGTTTACTTGTCAGAAAAGAAAAAAAGGTAAAACTATAAGAGTAATTGATATATCTTTGATTGAAGATATTGACCAAGAATTGAAAAATGAGTGGGAAGAAAAAGACAACGTAGAAGATATGGGTGACTTATTAAGCAAATACATCGCTAATAAGCTTTCAATTTCAAAAAAATTTACTTCAAAGCTTTTGTATACGGTATTTTACGAAGATAAGAGTTTAGTACAATTTAAAGAATACAAAGATATGTTGCTTGAAGAGTTTACAGAAAAAGCATTTGAGAAGAGTAAATTTGGTGTTTGCCACGGATGTGGTAAAGAGAGTGAACTAACCAAAGATTTCTCGACATTTGAGTTGAAATTCTTCATCACAGACAAAATAAACTTTGCTTCAGGCATAAATAAGGAAGGTTTTTATAAAAATTTTGCATTATGTGATGAATGTTTCAAATCATTTGGTGCAGGTGAAAGATTTTTGAAAAATTATCTTAGGACAAAATTTGCAAATGTTTCGTACACCTGCTAC contains these protein-coding regions:
- the cas6 gene encoding CRISPR-associated endoribonuclease Cas6 is translated as MQLCVYIEFDKLKIPRNYNHILQAVLLRWLNDENYSRFLHDIGYKHEKRTYKLFSFSSLYGDFLSLKETNELIYSNSARFIISCVEDRFMEYLVENFIKQDNLIILNQKVCVARIEVWDDPVSDNLVVRTVSPVTMYSTFENENGKKFTKYYSPDDVRMEEKLVENMYRKYIAFYKQQPKGNITIKHVGVSAKKAVIKYKGTIIEGWKTDFLLTGEPELIKFALNCGLGSKNSQGFGCIVSKDRWKFLS